One genomic segment of Bdellovibrionota bacterium includes these proteins:
- the dnaK gene encoding molecular chaperone DnaK — translation MAKVVGIDLGTTNSCVAYSDGRQTQVIPNKGGYRITPSVVAVMEDRKKLVGQIAKRQAITNPENTVFSAKRLIGRRIDSAEAKIARAIYPYRLVDGPHGDIRVECYGREYSLPEISSIVLLEMKHVAEAHLHATVEQAVITVPAYFNDNQRQATKDAGKIAGLDVLRIINEPTAAAIAYGFNKKDNRTIAVFDLGGGTFDISVLEIQGGVFKVLATSGDTFLGGDDIDNLLIDYAAEAFLRDRDFDLRQNRMALQRLKDACEKAKVDLSNFREVEISLPFIAQVGSEPLHLSMTFQRTKLEELTRPLLEKTLKISESCLKMAEVDRDDLDDVLLVGGQTRMPLLQDMVSNFFKRSPNKQVHPDEVVAVGAAIQAAALTSKEEEVEMVLLDVTPLPLGIKSAGGTFTKLIEANTTVPVSAHKIFTTVTDDQPTVRIQTYQGNSPVADENELLGEFLLTGIRKAKAGEPEIDVSFHIDANGIVQVSAKDLYTGQSQSITVTMSSGLTNDEVEGMKQAAADYEVELKGREESEGLSQKADLLLHKLKKSFDEKGGKLKADQKKTISTLLNDAPGFIEQKDAKKLKILIEQLEIAAKALR, via the coding sequence GTGGCAAAAGTCGTCGGAATCGATCTAGGGACAACCAACTCATGCGTTGCGTATTCCGACGGGCGTCAGACCCAAGTCATTCCCAACAAAGGGGGATATCGAATTACGCCGTCGGTCGTGGCGGTGATGGAGGACCGCAAAAAGCTGGTGGGGCAGATCGCCAAGCGTCAGGCGATCACCAATCCGGAAAATACGGTGTTCAGCGCCAAACGGCTTATCGGCCGGAGGATCGATTCCGCCGAGGCAAAAATCGCCCGAGCCATTTATCCTTACCGTTTGGTGGATGGGCCGCACGGCGACATCCGGGTCGAATGTTACGGAAGGGAATATTCACTTCCCGAAATCTCCTCGATCGTCCTGTTGGAAATGAAGCATGTGGCGGAGGCGCACCTCCATGCGACCGTGGAGCAGGCGGTCATTACGGTCCCGGCTTATTTCAACGACAACCAGCGGCAAGCCACGAAAGACGCCGGCAAGATCGCCGGTTTGGATGTCCTGCGGATCATCAACGAACCGACGGCCGCGGCGATCGCCTATGGATTCAACAAGAAAGACAACCGAACGATCGCCGTGTTCGACCTGGGTGGAGGGACGTTCGATATTTCGGTTCTGGAAATCCAAGGAGGCGTCTTCAAAGTCCTGGCCACCAGCGGGGACACGTTCTTGGGAGGGGACGACATCGACAATCTCCTCATCGATTACGCCGCCGAGGCATTCCTGCGCGACAGGGACTTCGATCTGCGCCAAAACCGCATGGCGCTTCAGCGCCTGAAAGATGCGTGCGAAAAGGCGAAGGTCGACCTCTCCAATTTCCGGGAGGTGGAAATCAGTCTGCCGTTTATCGCCCAGGTTGGATCGGAGCCCCTTCACTTGAGCATGACCTTCCAGCGTACCAAACTTGAGGAACTGACCCGGCCGCTTCTCGAAAAAACGCTCAAGATCAGCGAATCCTGCCTTAAGATGGCCGAGGTCGACCGCGACGACCTGGACGATGTCCTTCTCGTCGGCGGCCAGACCCGCATGCCGCTTCTTCAGGACATGGTATCGAATTTTTTCAAGCGTTCGCCGAACAAGCAAGTTCATCCCGACGAGGTCGTGGCCGTGGGAGCCGCGATTCAAGCCGCCGCGCTGACATCGAAAGAGGAAGAGGTCGAAATGGTTCTCCTCGACGTCACGCCGCTGCCGCTCGGCATTAAATCGGCCGGCGGAACGTTCACCAAATTGATCGAAGCCAACACGACCGTTCCGGTGTCGGCGCACAAAATTTTTACGACGGTGACGGACGATCAGCCGACGGTTCGGATTCAGACCTACCAGGGGAACAGTCCCGTGGCGGACGAAAACGAACTTCTGGGCGAATTCCTTTTAACCGGTATCCGCAAAGCGAAAGCAGGGGAGCCGGAGATCGACGTTTCGTTTCATATCGATGCGAACGGAATCGTCCAGGTTTCGGCGAAAGATCTCTACACCGGACAAAGTCAGTCGATCACGGTCACGATGTCGAGCGGCCTGACGAACGATGAAGTGGAAGGAATGAAACAGGCGGCGGCCGATTACGAAGTCGAACTGAAAGGCCGGGAAGAGTCGGAAGGCCTCTCGCAAAAGGCCGACCTCCTCCTTCACAAATTAAAGAAGAGTTTCGACGAAAAAGGCGGAAAGCTCAAAGCGGACCAGAAGAAGACGATTTCCACGCTGTTGAACGACGCGCCCGGATTCATCGAACAAAAAGACGCGAAGAAACTCAAAATTTTGATCGAGCAGCTTGAGATAGCCGCCAAGGCGCTACGATGA
- the serA gene encoding phosphoglycerate dehydrogenase has translation MKILVCDEIPEKGLAKLRAIPKAKVAVQTGLPPAQLAEAVKECEGIVVRSGSKITEEVLQRAGKLRAIARAGMGYDNIDLEAATKRGVIVMNTPGSNAVTTAEHAIAMMMALARNIPQAHASLHAGKWDRKKFIGTELAGKTLGVIGLGNVGREVSRRARGLKMEVLGYDPFISETAAAEAGAQWVSLQSLYEKSDFITIHTMLNESTRHMIGKDAFAKMKNRVRLINCARGEIVDESALLHALNSGKVVGAALDVFENEPLPADHPLLRHERVITTPHLGASTDEAQEQVALAAADQLYAYFVDGLIINAVNVPNVSREVLATLGPYINLAERLGSLLGQLGAESIQEVRVECAGEITKYDTAAITSAALKGLMSHLSSVSVNFVNALPMAKERGIRISELRTQEAAGFTSMVTAGIRGGKEEHLVSGSVFGRKYERLVRFNQFYMEVLPKGHLLLIENVDKPGVVGKWGTILGANKVNISQMQVALDEQSKKALAVVNIDSAASPKVIQKLRAVTDIRSVRQVKL, from the coding sequence GTGAAAATTTTGGTCTGCGACGAAATCCCCGAAAAAGGGCTGGCGAAGCTTCGCGCGATTCCGAAAGCCAAAGTGGCAGTCCAAACGGGACTCCCGCCCGCGCAGCTGGCTGAAGCGGTGAAAGAGTGCGAGGGGATCGTCGTCCGGAGCGGGTCGAAAATTACGGAGGAAGTTCTTCAGCGCGCGGGCAAATTGCGCGCGATCGCCCGCGCGGGGATGGGATACGACAACATCGATCTGGAAGCCGCGACCAAGCGGGGTGTCATCGTCATGAACACCCCCGGCAGCAACGCCGTGACGACCGCCGAACATGCGATCGCCATGATGATGGCGCTGGCCCGGAACATCCCTCAAGCGCACGCGTCGCTCCACGCGGGAAAATGGGACCGGAAGAAATTTATCGGAACCGAACTTGCGGGAAAGACCTTGGGGGTCATCGGCCTGGGGAACGTCGGTCGCGAAGTCAGCCGCCGGGCCCGGGGACTTAAAATGGAAGTTCTCGGTTACGACCCGTTCATTTCGGAAACGGCGGCCGCGGAGGCGGGAGCCCAGTGGGTGTCTCTGCAATCTTTGTACGAGAAGTCGGACTTCATCACGATTCACACGATGCTCAACGAGTCCACGCGCCACATGATCGGCAAAGACGCGTTTGCCAAGATGAAAAACCGCGTGCGGCTGATCAACTGCGCGCGGGGGGAAATCGTGGATGAATCCGCCCTGCTTCATGCGCTCAACAGCGGCAAAGTGGTGGGAGCGGCGCTGGATGTTTTTGAGAACGAACCTCTCCCGGCCGATCATCCGCTTCTTCGGCATGAACGTGTGATCACCACTCCCCATCTGGGCGCTTCCACGGATGAAGCGCAGGAACAGGTGGCGCTGGCGGCGGCGGACCAGCTGTACGCCTACTTTGTCGACGGCCTCATCATAAATGCCGTCAACGTTCCCAATGTCAGTCGCGAAGTTCTGGCCACTTTGGGACCTTATATCAACTTGGCCGAGCGCCTCGGCAGTCTCTTGGGACAACTGGGCGCCGAATCCATCCAAGAAGTCCGCGTGGAATGCGCCGGGGAAATCACGAAATACGACACGGCTGCCATCACCTCCGCCGCGCTCAAGGGATTGATGTCGCATCTCTCGTCCGTCTCGGTCAATTTCGTCAACGCCCTTCCGATGGCCAAAGAGCGCGGCATCCGGATCAGCGAACTTCGGACGCAGGAAGCGGCCGGGTTCACAAGCATGGTGACCGCCGGAATCCGAGGGGGAAAGGAAGAGCACCTTGTTTCAGGGTCCGTGTTCGGACGGAAATACGAACGGCTTGTCCGGTTCAACCAGTTTTACATGGAAGTCCTGCCGAAAGGTCATCTGCTCCTGATCGAGAACGTGGATAAACCGGGCGTGGTCGGAAAATGGGGAACGATCTTGGGCGCGAACAAGGTCAATATCTCCCAAATGCAGGTGGCGCTGGACGAGCAGAGCAAGAAAGCTCTGGCCGTTGTGAACATCGATTCCGCGGCTTCGCCCAAAGTCATCCAGAAACTGCGGGCCGTGACGGACATTCGAAGTGTCCGGCAGGTGAAACTTTAA
- a CDS encoding adenylosuccinate synthetase, translating into MSNVVVVGAQWGDEGKGKIVDLLAEKADMVVRFQGGNNAGHTLVVGGEKIVLHLIPSGILRNEVVCVIANGVVINLQVLKEEIALLREHGHAVTPDNLRISENAHLILSYHQRIEQLAEERLGEKKIGTTLRGIGPTYVDKVAREGLRVGDIYSEDLDDKLRELVKTKNLILEKIYGAPPISLDELRRELDVHRKWLEPHVCNTSLLIHEAQRRKKNILFEGAQGTSLDVDHGTYPYVTSSNTVAGAACVGAGIGPT; encoded by the coding sequence ATGTCGAATGTGGTCGTTGTGGGCGCCCAATGGGGCGATGAAGGAAAAGGGAAGATCGTCGATCTGTTGGCCGAAAAGGCCGACATGGTGGTGCGGTTCCAGGGCGGGAACAACGCGGGCCACACGCTGGTCGTGGGCGGCGAAAAGATCGTTCTTCATCTCATTCCGTCCGGAATTCTTCGAAACGAAGTCGTCTGCGTCATCGCGAACGGGGTGGTCATCAACCTTCAAGTTTTGAAGGAAGAGATCGCCCTTTTACGGGAGCATGGACACGCCGTTACGCCGGACAATCTCCGGATCAGCGAAAACGCCCACCTCATTCTTTCGTATCACCAGCGGATCGAGCAGCTCGCCGAAGAACGCCTGGGAGAAAAAAAGATCGGCACCACGCTACGCGGGATCGGCCCCACGTACGTCGACAAAGTTGCGCGAGAGGGTCTCCGCGTCGGCGATATCTACTCCGAGGATCTGGACGACAAACTCCGCGAGTTGGTCAAAACGAAGAATTTGATCCTGGAGAAAATCTACGGCGCCCCGCCGATATCGCTGGACGAACTGCGCCGTGAACTTGACGTCCACCGGAAATGGCTGGAGCCGCACGTGTGCAATACGTCGCTTCTGATTCATGAGGCTCAACGGCGGAAAAAGAACATCCTGTTTGAAGGGGCGCAGGGGACTTCATTGGATGTCGACCACGGGACGTATCCGTACGTGACCTCCTCGAATACCGTCGCGGGCGCGGCCTGTGTGGGAGCCGGAATCGGCCCTAC
- a CDS encoding DnaJ domain-containing protein, translating into MKTPGDHDIPRIVRIDGLESIHLEPEEAFVFSRVDGKHTLGQIAKILSYDTARVWKLLSRLVDAGFIVMQAGKAVPRRAAVTQKKTILNQIDEDETDSELNKIPRDVRNDLLLRYEGLSRQTYYEVLGVLPNTVPEEIRKKYFILVKQYHPDRFFGQEIGHYGEKIDAVFGKITEAFEELSDEAKRKSYDRKLKEASKSAKDRKQGKGKEKKPDKTILTGTNLIERLALAKQHFKEAEKEEQAGNDVAAANLYYLAFHYDSQDKAHERAWNRMRPILQRHKAEDLFSRGMDALNRGKTAEATVLFEEVLQMNPRKKECYRELTRLYARNKASLDRAKDLGGHAVEFFPDDADLRATMGHVYKEMGQVGPARKEFKAALKLDKENEEARMGLAELGGK; encoded by the coding sequence ATGAAGACGCCCGGCGATCATGATATTCCCCGGATCGTCCGTATAGACGGTTTGGAATCCATTCATTTGGAACCCGAGGAAGCTTTCGTCTTCAGCCGCGTTGATGGCAAGCATACGCTGGGGCAGATCGCGAAAATATTGTCTTACGATACGGCGCGCGTTTGGAAGCTGTTGTCCCGATTGGTCGATGCAGGATTTATCGTTATGCAAGCGGGGAAAGCGGTACCCCGCCGCGCCGCGGTCACGCAAAAGAAGACGATTCTGAATCAGATCGATGAAGATGAAACCGATTCCGAACTTAATAAAATTCCGAGGGATGTGCGAAACGATCTCCTCCTCCGTTACGAGGGCCTCTCCCGGCAAACGTATTACGAAGTTCTGGGGGTTTTGCCGAATACGGTGCCGGAAGAAATCCGGAAGAAATATTTCATCCTGGTGAAGCAATATCATCCCGACCGTTTTTTCGGCCAGGAGATCGGCCACTACGGAGAAAAGATCGACGCGGTGTTCGGAAAGATCACGGAAGCATTTGAAGAGCTGAGCGACGAAGCGAAGCGAAAGTCGTACGACCGGAAACTCAAAGAGGCCTCCAAGAGCGCGAAGGATCGGAAGCAAGGAAAAGGAAAAGAGAAAAAACCGGACAAAACGATTCTGACGGGGACCAACCTGATCGAGCGGCTGGCTTTGGCGAAACAGCATTTTAAGGAAGCGGAAAAAGAAGAACAGGCCGGCAACGACGTGGCGGCGGCGAACCTTTACTATTTGGCCTTTCACTACGACTCCCAAGACAAAGCGCATGAGCGGGCTTGGAACCGGATGCGTCCGATCCTTCAGCGGCATAAGGCCGAGGATCTATTCAGCCGCGGAATGGATGCCTTGAATCGCGGAAAAACGGCCGAAGCCACGGTTTTATTTGAAGAAGTGCTGCAAATGAATCCCAGAAAAAAGGAATGTTATCGAGAGCTTACGAGGCTTTACGCGCGCAACAAAGCCAGCCTTGACCGGGCCAAGGATTTGGGCGGTCACGCCGTTGAGTTCTTTCCGGACGACGCCGATCTTCGTGCTACGATGGGCCACGTATATAAGGAGATGGGCCAAGTGGGCCCCGCCCGAAAAGAGTTCAAAGCGGCATTGAAGCTCGACAAGGAAAATGAGGAAGCTCGTATGGGCCTGGCGGAGCTGGGAGGAAAATAA
- a CDS encoding alanine--glyoxylate aminotransferase family protein gives MTEVRLFTPGPTPVPERVRKAGSQPMIHHRSPEFSAVLASIRKRLAELCGTSGQVAIFPSSGTGGLEAAAGSLFARGDEVVVVEAGKFGERWVELARHFGLKAKVVRAEWGRAATAKQVTHELSSSTRGVLIQACESSTGAFHPVVEIGRTLSKRDDTLLVVDAITAIGIHDLDMQRDGIDVMIGASQKALMSPPGLATVAVGPRALQRLETSKPQAYYFDLKREIAKQRDGEASFTPAISLCRSLNAALGMIEEEGKEAVFARHKKMSAMARAAFREDGLDLFNRDDEATYGITVANIPKGLDAKKWLSDLKTQEGLWLAGGQGSLSGKIFRLAHMGACTPADLLGAIETIEGSLAGHFPQAAKRAGYRKAKALS, from the coding sequence ATGACCGAAGTCCGGCTGTTCACACCAGGGCCGACACCGGTCCCCGAACGGGTGCGCAAAGCGGGCTCCCAGCCGATGATCCATCATCGCTCCCCCGAATTCAGCGCGGTGTTGGCCTCCATCCGGAAACGTCTCGCCGAGCTTTGCGGAACGTCCGGCCAAGTGGCGATTTTTCCCTCCAGCGGAACCGGCGGCCTGGAAGCGGCGGCCGGATCGCTTTTCGCCCGCGGCGATGAAGTGGTCGTGGTGGAAGCGGGCAAGTTCGGCGAACGTTGGGTGGAGCTGGCCCGGCATTTCGGCCTGAAAGCCAAAGTCGTTCGCGCCGAATGGGGGAGGGCGGCGACGGCGAAGCAGGTAACGCACGAACTCTCGTCGTCGACGCGCGGCGTACTGATTCAAGCGTGCGAATCGTCCACCGGCGCGTTTCATCCGGTGGTGGAAATCGGCCGTACCCTCTCGAAGCGGGACGACACATTGCTTGTGGTGGATGCGATTACGGCGATCGGCATTCACGACCTCGATATGCAGCGAGACGGGATAGACGTCATGATCGGCGCCTCGCAGAAGGCGCTGATGTCGCCGCCCGGCCTCGCCACGGTCGCCGTCGGGCCCCGCGCCCTTCAGCGGCTGGAGACGTCCAAACCCCAGGCCTACTACTTCGATCTCAAACGCGAGATCGCCAAACAGCGGGACGGCGAAGCGTCGTTCACGCCGGCGATCTCCCTCTGCCGGTCGCTGAACGCGGCGCTCGGGATGATCGAGGAAGAAGGGAAAGAGGCCGTCTTCGCCCGTCACAAGAAAATGTCGGCGATGGCGCGGGCCGCATTCCGCGAGGACGGTTTGGATCTTTTCAACCGGGACGACGAAGCCACGTACGGAATCACCGTAGCCAATATCCCCAAGGGCCTCGACGCGAAGAAATGGCTCTCCGATCTCAAAACGCAAGAGGGCCTCTGGCTCGCCGGCGGCCAAGGCTCGCTTTCCGGAAAAATATTCCGCCTGGCGCATATGGGGGCGTGCACGCCGGCGGACCTTCTGGGAGCGATCGAAACGATCGAGGGGAGTCTCGCCGGGCATTTCCCGCAAGCCGCCAAAAGAGCCGGCTATCGAAAGGCGAAGGCGCTGTCGTGA